In Candidatus Baltobacteraceae bacterium, a genomic segment contains:
- a CDS encoding pyridoxal-dependent decarboxylase: MVQQRTFEEDFARVGRWIEEYLSDPARYPVLPKVAPGEIAAALPDRAPEESEPFERIMADFERIIVPGITHWNHPRFFAYFATSAAPAAIAAEALAAALDVKVMLWRTSPSAAELESVVMRWLGRLMGVPDHWTGIIYDTASVAGFTALAAARESLGLDIREAGMSGRDLPRLRVYATAQTHSHIEKAAIALGLGRRNVVAVPCDDAYRMNPSALERAITDDRSEGFVPMAIVATVGTTSTTSIDPVPAIATIAARENVWLHVDAAYAGVASILPEFAYLMDGVNRADSLVVNPHKWLFIPMDLSVLFLRDEATVRRAFSLVPEYLTTTDGDVRNYMDYGIQLGRRFRALKLWFTLRAMGAAQIRERLRGHIALAQRFAQWVDENPNWEVMAPHPLSLVCFRFHPRGVDDEAVLERLNAAILDAVNTSGEMFISHTKLDARYVLRLAIGNLRTTRGDVEAAWSILQREAQRLQP, from the coding sequence GTGGTACAGCAGCGCACCTTTGAAGAAGACTTTGCGCGGGTCGGCCGCTGGATCGAGGAGTATCTGAGCGATCCGGCCCGCTATCCCGTCTTGCCCAAGGTCGCGCCGGGCGAGATCGCTGCAGCCCTGCCGGACCGGGCCCCGGAGGAGAGCGAGCCGTTCGAGCGGATCATGGCGGACTTCGAGCGGATCATCGTGCCGGGCATCACGCACTGGAATCACCCGCGCTTCTTCGCGTACTTCGCAACCAGCGCCGCGCCCGCCGCGATCGCCGCCGAGGCGCTGGCGGCCGCACTCGACGTCAAAGTGATGCTGTGGCGCACCTCGCCTTCGGCCGCGGAACTCGAGTCGGTGGTAATGCGCTGGCTCGGCCGCTTGATGGGCGTGCCCGACCACTGGACCGGCATCATCTACGACACGGCCTCGGTCGCGGGTTTCACCGCGTTGGCCGCCGCCCGCGAATCCTTGGGGCTGGACATCCGCGAGGCGGGCATGAGCGGACGCGATCTTCCGCGGCTGCGGGTCTATGCAACCGCGCAAACGCATTCGCACATCGAAAAGGCCGCGATCGCACTGGGTTTGGGACGACGCAACGTCGTCGCCGTGCCGTGCGACGATGCGTATCGGATGAACCCGAGCGCGCTCGAGCGCGCGATCACCGACGATCGCAGCGAGGGCTTCGTACCGATGGCGATCGTCGCAACCGTCGGCACGACCTCGACGACCTCGATCGATCCGGTACCGGCGATCGCAACGATCGCGGCCCGTGAGAACGTGTGGCTGCACGTCGATGCCGCCTACGCCGGCGTCGCCTCGATCCTTCCGGAATTCGCGTATCTGATGGACGGGGTAAACCGCGCCGATTCGCTCGTCGTCAACCCGCACAAATGGCTTTTCATTCCCATGGATCTCTCGGTCTTGTTCCTGCGCGACGAAGCGACGGTGCGCCGCGCGTTCAGCTTGGTGCCCGAGTACCTCACCACCACCGACGGCGACGTACGCAATTACATGGACTACGGGATCCAGTTGGGCCGGCGCTTCCGCGCGCTCAAGCTGTGGTTCACGCTGCGAGCGATGGGCGCGGCCCAGATTCGCGAGCGCCTCCGCGGGCACATCGCGCTTGCGCAGCGTTTCGCCCAGTGGGTCGACGAGAATCCGAACTGGGAGGTGATGGCGCCGCATCCGCTCTCTCTGGTCTGCTTCCGCTTCCATCCGCGAGGTGTCGACGACGAAGCGGTCCTCGAGCGTCTCAATGCCGCAATTCTCGACGCGGTCAATACGAGCGGCGAGATGTTCATCTCGCATACGAAGCTCGACGCTCGCTACGTGCTGCGTTTGGCGATCGGCAACTTGCGAACGACCCGCGGCGACGTCGAGGCGGCGTGGTCGATTCTGCAGCGCGAAGCGCAAAGGCTGCAGCCATGA